The genomic DNA ATCAACCGCGATCAAGCGACCTTGTTCCAGACCGCTTCCATCAAGGAAGAAACATCTCCTGAAGGAGAAACCCGCATCTACAGCTTCACGCTCAACAATGTTCCGGGAACGAACCGGGCCAAGGTGCGCGGCGAGGAACGGTTCACGGTGATGTCGCTCGATGACCAGCAGGGCCCGAACTATCACGTGCTCCCGCAGGTTCTGGCTTCGCGGTATATCCAAGTTTGGCCCGTAGCGGACGGAATGATCGCGGGGATCGAAGATAATCAATTGATCCGGTTCAGCCTGCCGGCGATCACGCTCACGGTGAATGATGTCTATCCTGATTCCCACACCTATGCCCAAGTGTACAAGGGCGAGGTCCGGAACAACGTCGATGGCAAGATCGTGCCCGGGTCCTCCAAGGTGATCGCGGATACCTTGCCGCAGAACTTGCTCTTCACCCTCACGGACACCGATTACTCCAGTGTTTTTGACGAGGGTGGTGACGGTCGCTGGACTATGGAGCTCCTCACCTCCACTCCCTTCGGCATCGATAGGCTCGATTACGTGACCTTCGACTTGGACCGCACCATCCAGTTCAACGGGTCGCTGACGACAAAAGAATAGTCAGGCTAACAGCCCGCGGGTTGTCGCCCTTGCCCGAGGCCATGAACGCTTCCCTCCCAGCACTACTTGTCCCCGCCGCCGCCCCCGGAGAGCGGCTTGGCGGGGACGAGGAGCTTCTCCAAATCCTGCCGCAGGTTGTCGTTCCGGTAGAGGAGCGAGAAGGTGGCCTCCCGCCTGTGCCGGACTTGATCCTCGATCTCGCTGTAGGCCAGCAGGAGGAACAGCCCCTTCACCGGCTCGCGGTGGAAAGAGAGGCTGCGGGTGGCGAATTGATCCTTCACCGCGCGGTCCTGCCGATTGGCGGTCAGCGCCCCGTATTCCGCGGTCAGCGCCTTCTTCAGCTTGTTGAAGCGGGCCTCCATTTCATCCGCGCTGGTCGCGGGATCGCGGTAGTTCACCGTCACCTCGAAGAGCCTTCCCGAATGAAATCGTCCTTCCACGGACTGGGCGGCAGTGCCTGGCAGATTTCCCGTTTTTGGGGAAATTTTCAAAATTCGAAGCGCCGGTTGATCTCCGGGAAGCAAAATGTTAACGTCCAGCGAATGTCTGGAAGCCCAGTCGATCAACTTCTCCGGAGTGTCTCCCCAGCGCAAGCCGAAGGGCGGGTCGAGAAGAGCCTGCGCCTCCGCACTGGTGGATGTCAGCCAGAGGCTCGTGATGCCTATCGCGAAACGCCGGATCAGATGGGAACGCACACGGGGAAGATCGGGTTTTTCCGGCGTGTCCGCAAGCCTGGACGGCATCGCGGTTCGATGCTCGTGGAAGCCACCTTGGCGATGGCGATGCTCTCGACCATCGGTCTGATCCTTTTGAAACTTTCGCTGAACGTGACCACGCCGCGGCAGTGGACCCTGCAGCAGGCGATCACCGATTCCTATCTCACCATCGAGAAGGCCACCGCCCAACGGCAGTCTTTTGAGAACATCATCGGACCGACCTCCCTCTGGCCCTTGGATCCGGTGACCACCACGGTCGAATTCGGCAAATTGCCGGGTGGCACGCCGATTACCGGCACAATTACACGTCAACGCACACCCGGCCCCGACAATGCCAATGCGGCAAACAACCCCACAGGCATGCGGGTATGGCACCTTCAGAGCGTGGCGAGGTATACCGTGGGTCGCCGGAGCTACATCAAATCCCGTACCGTCGTCCGCTCGCAATGAAAGCTCTCCAAAGACGATTCCGTCGTAGCCGTGCCTACACCTTGATAGAGCTTACCTTGGCCATGAGCGTGGGCATGGGCCTCGCGTTGATGATGCTCGCCATCTTCAACCAGCAGCTCGCTTTCCTAAAAATCTTTAACGTGCAGAGCTTCCTGACCACGGACGGTCCCGCGCTGAATAACTACCTCTCCCGTGTTCTCGGTTCTGCGGAAGGCTTCCAGCTTTATGAAACGCCGGAGGGCTTCGAAGATAATGTAGAGCCTTCCGAGACAGAGGCTTCCGTCCTAGTGCTAAAGTTCAAGGAGCCAGGGGGCAGCTTCCGCTACTCGATGCTCTCCTTTGAAGACCCTGAAGGGGAAAAGCCGCAAGGACTTTACTTCCGGCACGTGAGCCCCACCACCTTGGCCTTGGGCGACGCAGAGTGGGCCCTATCCACAAGGCCGGCGGATGTCGAATTTTCCATCGATGCCGGCATTCTGAAAGTGAAGATCACCGGTCCCAATGGCGAGGAGATCACCTACGGCGGCACCCAGCAGTTATGAAATTACCACGCTCCAATAAGAAACTCCGGCGCGGGTTCGTATCCTACGTTATGGTCTTAGGAATGGGGCTTGTGCTCACCCTGCTCACGATCAGCGCCTATCAGCGCGCGACCATGGCTCACAAGGTTCAGGCGGAAACCCAGATCCGCGTGGACTTTGCCGACAAGGAAGACGAGATCCTTCGAGCCATCGTGAACATCACGCCGAATCGCGCCATCCGAGCCATGAAGAGTGGTGCCTCTTCGGAGGCAACTCAACTCCGCTGGCAGGCCATCTTCTCGGATGCTCTGACCCAATCGAACGCCCGCAGTTCTGTCTCGACGCAGTTGCAAACGAGCATGGGGGCCGGAACTTCCATCGTTGCCAATAATGGCGATTCCACACTGGCCAATCTGAACAATATCTTCGATGCGATCGAGCCGGAGCCCGGTTACATGTCCACGGGAATGAACCGTTCCTTGGGTGGTGGCTTCCCGGTGCCCCTGCAAGGCTCAACTGCCATCGCGGATCAGGACAAGGACTATCCGATCATCACCAACTCGAAGATCTATTCCAATTTGGCCAGCGCTGGAGTTACCCTGCCGGTGGCCACTTATTCCCGGCTGAATGTAATCCCTTATCCAGAGATCCGCTTCGGCTACTCCGCCCCCGGTCAACCTTTCGTGGCCAAACGGAACTGGTGGGCCTTCAGCATGCAGCTCGGGGAGAACGATCAGGTCCTTAACAGCTTCTCCCGCGGCGATGGCAGCGTGGGTGAGCGCGACTTCATCCTTTCGATCTACGAGATTCCCTCCCAACTCGCGATTTCAGCGGAGAGCTTCGTCAATCTCGGCAAGCATGCCGATGGGGAGAAGTGGGCAAACACCACGATTGAAGGTGCCGTTTACACCACCCGGGCAGAGGTGGGTTCGGGACTTCACATCGATCGCATTTCAGGCCGTCGCGGCCTTACCTTGGCTAGTGACGTTAAGGTCGGTACGGAAGATCTCGGTGGAAACCCATTCGATCCGGGAGTCCGGGAGAAATACGAAATCAAGCATGAAGGGGCTTTTATGCCTGTTACCTTGGCATCCGAGGCTGGCCGAGCTGCGTTTGTTCCGATCAATCGGGGGATCGAGTTTTTCGATCGCTTTCATGCAACCAACAAGGATGTAGAGGTCAACGTCTTGTCGCCGACCTCGTGGAATAACTATTCTGTCGGAGCTCTCCAATGTGCGCTTCGATTGGACGTGAAAGAAGTCCTCACTCCCACGAATCCTACTCCTTCGGTTTATCGCTTCTCCTATCTCACCGGAACGACAGGAAGCGCGCGGCGCACGATGGATGTTAATATGTTTCCGCCCGTAAATCCGCAGACTGCCAGGACTTTAGAGGATGGATTTGCGGAAGTTGCCCAAGAGAATCAGGAATACAATTTCGGGACTCGCGTCGTTGATGTGGCTTACGGCATTGAGGGCTACTACAATTACATTCGGAATGTGACTGGTCGGGTCAGGTTTGACAACGCCACCTTCGGCGATCCTCGTGTGACAAAGGTCAAGAAGGGCTATTTCCGTCCTGCCCTGCCTTTCGATAACAAGCTGTTGGGGTCGAAACGCTCGATCGCCATTTACCCCGAACGCCTCCGCGAGTTCGTCGCTGCCCTCCCAGGTGGGCCTTCGGGAACCAATGTGAACAATTCCATTGTGATCAATGTGGACTACGTTGCCAATCCAGCCCTTGCCAAGCCTGGACCCCCACCATGTCCGGAGAATGACTACGGGGTGCTGATGACCGAGTGTGACGACCTTCACCATTACGAGAAGGGCTTCTCTCTGGTTACGAATATGCGGCTCTATATCGGAGACGACTTCAATATTGTCCCGACGACTACGCCGGCGGGCTTGACTGCGCCTTTCTTTCCGCCCTGCTCTTTGTTTGCTCCTGAGAAACGCTATGGCACGGAGAAGGATCCGTTCCGCGTGGAAATGAACGGGCAGCTCGGGCACTTGGGCGGCGATACGGGATCGGAGACGCCGGTTCACCTGCTCGACATGAAGATGAGCAGCGGAGCGGATGCCGCCGCCAGCAAGATCGATGTGAACCTCAAGCCGATCACTCACCCGGCAGCCTTGCCTCCCATCTACATGATGAACTGGCTCGTGACCGTGGAAGAACGCCGCAAGGCCTTTTACAACTCCGACGGCAGCGCCCGCTGAGCGCTCTGCCCGGGCCTCTCCTGCGATCCAGCGGGAGAGGGGATCCTGCAAAATTCTTCAATCCTCCGCGTAGAGCAGACGCCCGCAGCTCTCGCACTGCGTGCCTTCCACGCCCGAGTTCACCTTCACCAAGGTAGAGGCCACCAGCTTGATGTGGCAGCCGCTGCACTTGCCGCCGATGGCGGGCACGATCGCTAGTC from Luteolibacter rhizosphaerae includes the following:
- a CDS encoding type II secretion system protein; the protein is MKALQRRFRRSRAYTLIELTLAMSVGMGLALMMLAIFNQQLAFLKIFNVQSFLTTDGPALNNYLSRVLGSAEGFQLYETPEGFEDNVEPSETEASVLVLKFKEPGGSFRYSMLSFEDPEGEKPQGLYFRHVSPTTLALGDAEWALSTRPADVEFSIDAGILKVKITGPNGEEITYGGTQQL